From Klebsiella electrica, the proteins below share one genomic window:
- the hypD gene encoding hydrogenase formation protein HypD, whose translation MRFVDEYRAPEQVMQLVEHLQARAHLLPHTAGHPLRIMEVCGGHTHAIFKFGLDQLLPENIEFIHGPGCPVCVLPMGRIDTCIDIASRPGVIFCTFGDAMRVPGKNGSLLQAKSRGADVRIVYSPMDALKLAQQNPQREVVFFGLGFETTMPATALTLRQARERNVDNFFFFCQHITLLPTLRSLLDQPDNSIDAFLAPGHVSMVIGTEAYGFIASDYRRPLVVAGFEPLDLLQGAVMLVEQTIAQRSQVENQYRRVVPDAGNPLAQSAIADVFCLSGDSEWRGLGVINNSGVRLTPAYQRFDAEAHFQPAPQRVCDDPRARCGDVLTGRCKPHQCPLFGQVCNPQSAFGALMVSSEGACAAWYQYRSQENEV comes from the coding sequence ATGCGTTTTGTTGATGAATATCGCGCGCCGGAGCAGGTGATGCAGTTGGTTGAGCATCTTCAGGCGCGCGCGCATCTGCTGCCTCATACCGCCGGGCATCCGCTGCGCATTATGGAGGTGTGCGGCGGCCATACGCACGCCATCTTTAAATTCGGTCTCGACCAGCTGCTGCCGGAGAATATCGAATTTATTCACGGCCCCGGCTGCCCGGTCTGCGTCCTGCCGATGGGGCGAATCGACACCTGTATCGATATCGCCAGCCGCCCGGGGGTGATTTTCTGCACCTTCGGCGACGCCATGCGTGTGCCCGGTAAAAACGGCTCCTTGCTGCAGGCGAAATCCCGCGGCGCCGATGTGCGGATCGTCTATTCACCGATGGATGCGCTGAAGCTGGCGCAGCAGAACCCGCAACGGGAAGTGGTGTTCTTCGGCCTCGGTTTTGAAACCACCATGCCCGCTACCGCGCTGACGCTGCGTCAGGCCCGCGAGCGCAACGTGGATAACTTCTTCTTTTTTTGTCAGCACATCACCCTGCTCCCGACCCTGCGCAGTCTGCTCGACCAGCCTGATAACAGCATCGATGCCTTTCTTGCTCCGGGCCATGTCAGTATGGTCATCGGCACCGAGGCCTACGGATTTATCGCCAGCGACTACCGACGTCCTTTAGTGGTGGCTGGTTTCGAACCTCTTGATCTACTGCAAGGCGCGGTGATGCTGGTTGAGCAGACAATAGCGCAGCGCAGCCAGGTCGAAAATCAGTACCGCCGCGTGGTGCCTGATGCAGGCAACCCGCTGGCGCAATCGGCGATTGCCGACGTTTTTTGCCTGTCCGGCGATAGCGAGTGGCGCGGGCTGGGGGTCATCAACAACTCCGGCGTGCGCCTGACGCCCGCCTATCAGCGCTTTGACGCTGAAGCCCATTTTCAGCCGGCGCCGCAGCGCGTCTGCGACGATCCGCGCGCGCGCTGTGGCGATGTGCTGACCGGCCGCTGTAAGCCGCATCAGTGCCCGCTGTTTGGCCAAGTCTGTAACCCACAAAGCGCGTTTGGCGCGCTGATGGTCTCATCAGAAGGCGCTTGCGCCGCCTGGTATCAATATCGCAGTCAGGAAAATGAAGTATGA
- a CDS encoding HypC/HybG/HupF family hydrogenase formation chaperone: protein MCIGIPGQICAIDGHLAKVEVCGIQREVDLTLVGSVDERGQPRLGQWVLVHVGFAMSIINEAEARDTLEALQNMFDVEPDVGALLYGEER from the coding sequence ATGTGCATAGGCATTCCGGGGCAAATCTGCGCCATTGACGGCCATCTGGCGAAGGTCGAAGTGTGCGGCATCCAGCGCGAAGTCGATCTGACGCTGGTGGGAAGCGTGGATGAACGGGGGCAGCCGCGCCTCGGCCAGTGGGTACTGGTCCACGTGGGCTTCGCCATGAGCATCATTAATGAAGCGGAAGCCCGCGATACCCTTGAGGCATTGCAAAATATGTTTGACGTCGAGCCTGACGTGGGCGCGCTGCTGTACGGCGAGGAGCGATAA
- the hypB gene encoding hydrogenase nickel incorporation protein HypB, with translation MCTTCGCGEGNLYIEGDEHNPHSAFRSAPFAPAPRQTMTITGVKTDSFSPTRSESGDLHYGHGEAGTHAPGQSQRRMLEVEIDVLDKNNRLAARNRARFAARGQLVLNLVSSPGSGKTTLLSETLLRLKGKTACAVIEGDQQTVNDAARIRATGTPAIQVNTGKGCHLDAQMIADAAPRLPLADHGILFIENVGNLVCPASFDLGERHKVAVLSVTEGEDKPLKYPHMFAAASLMLLNKIDLLPYLNFDVAKCLACAREVNPDIEIIMLSATSGEGMDKWLSWLEAQTCA, from the coding sequence ATGTGTACCACTTGCGGCTGTGGGGAAGGCAACCTTTATATCGAAGGTGATGAGCATAACCCCCACTCGGCGTTTCGCAGCGCCCCCTTCGCGCCAGCCCCGCGCCAGACCATGACGATTACCGGCGTCAAAACCGATAGCTTCTCCCCTACCCGCTCAGAGAGTGGCGACCTGCACTACGGCCACGGCGAGGCAGGAACCCACGCGCCGGGCCAGAGCCAGCGCCGGATGCTCGAGGTGGAAATCGACGTGCTGGATAAAAACAACCGTCTGGCGGCCCGCAACCGCGCACGCTTTGCCGCGCGCGGCCAACTGGTGCTGAACCTGGTCTCCAGCCCCGGCTCCGGCAAAACCACACTGCTAAGTGAAACCCTGCTGCGGCTGAAAGGAAAAACCGCCTGCGCGGTCATCGAAGGCGACCAGCAGACGGTCAACGACGCCGCGCGCATTCGCGCCACCGGCACCCCGGCTATTCAGGTCAATACCGGCAAAGGCTGCCACCTTGATGCGCAGATGATTGCCGATGCCGCCCCGCGTCTGCCGCTGGCGGATCATGGCATTCTGTTTATTGAAAACGTCGGCAACCTGGTGTGCCCGGCGAGCTTCGACCTCGGCGAACGTCACAAGGTGGCGGTGCTGTCGGTCACCGAAGGCGAAGATAAGCCGCTGAAGTATCCGCATATGTTCGCCGCCGCCAGCCTGATGCTGCTAAATAAAATCGACCTGCTGCCGTACCTCAACTTTGATGTTGCGAAGTGCCTTGCCTGCGCGCGCGAGGTCAATCCCGATATTGAGATCATTATGCTGTCCGCCACCAGCGGCGAAGGCATGGATAAATGGCTCAGCTGGCTGGAGGCGCAAACATGTGCATAG
- the hypA gene encoding hydrogenase maturation nickel metallochaperone HypA has protein sequence MHEITLSQRALEIIEQQAQQAGARRVTGVWLKVGAFSCVEASALTFCFELVCRGTLAEGCELHIAEQQAECWCESCQQYVHLISQHVRRCPQCQSDTLQIVADDGLQIQRIEVSPD, from the coding sequence ATGCACGAAATCACTCTTAGCCAGCGGGCGCTGGAAATTATTGAACAGCAGGCGCAGCAGGCCGGCGCGCGTCGGGTGACCGGCGTGTGGCTGAAGGTCGGCGCATTTTCCTGCGTGGAAGCCAGCGCATTGACCTTCTGTTTTGAGCTGGTGTGCCGCGGCACGCTGGCGGAAGGCTGCGAACTGCATATTGCCGAACAACAGGCCGAATGCTGGTGTGAATCCTGCCAGCAGTACGTGCATCTCATCTCGCAGCACGTGCGGCGCTGCCCGCAGTGCCAGAGCGACACCTTACAAATCGTCGCCGACGACGGCTTACAGATCCAACGAATAGAAGTGAGCCCCGACTGA
- the hycA gene encoding formate hydrogenlyase regulator HycA has product MTIWEISEKADYIADRHRRYQDQWRQYCNSLVQGITLSKARLHHAMSCAPDKELCFVLFEHFQVYVALAEGFNNHTIEYYVETRNGEDKRLIAQATLASDGTVDGRFSNRSREQVLEHYLAIIASVYDRLYDAMEHDQPVDLSHLALAH; this is encoded by the coding sequence ATGACTATTTGGGAAATAAGTGAAAAGGCGGACTACATCGCCGACCGTCACCGTCGCTATCAGGATCAGTGGCGTCAGTACTGCAATTCGCTGGTTCAGGGCATCACCCTGTCAAAAGCGCGTTTGCATCATGCGATGAGCTGTGCGCCGGATAAAGAGCTGTGCTTCGTCCTGTTTGAACATTTTCAGGTGTATGTCGCGCTGGCGGAAGGGTTCAACAACCACACCATCGAGTACTACGTCGAAACGCGCAATGGTGAAGATAAACGCTTGATTGCTCAGGCAACGCTGGCTTCCGACGGCACCGTTGACGGCCGGTTCAGCAACCGTTCGCGCGAACAGGTGCTGGAACATTATCTGGCCATTATTGCCAGCGTCTATGACCGTCTGTATGACGCCATGGAACACGACCAGCCGGTGGATTTAAGCCATCTGGCGCTGGCCCATTAA
- a CDS encoding 4Fe-4S dicluster domain-containing protein encodes MNRFVIADSTVCIGCRTCEAACSETHRQHGLQAMPRLQVMRNEKESAPQMCHHCEDAPCAAVCPVNAINRVDGAVQLNESLCVSCKLCAIACPFGAIEFSGSRALDIPANANTPMAPAAPPAPARVSSLLDWVPGVRAIAVKCDLCHFDEQGPACVRTCPTKALLLVDIRDIAQSSKRKRELTFNTDLGDMSLFQSQPEGVK; translated from the coding sequence GTGAACCGTTTTGTAATTGCTGACTCCACCGTCTGTATCGGCTGCCGCACCTGCGAAGCCGCCTGCTCAGAAACGCATCGCCAGCACGGCCTGCAGGCCATGCCGCGACTGCAGGTCATGCGTAATGAAAAAGAATCGGCGCCGCAAATGTGCCACCACTGCGAAGATGCCCCCTGCGCCGCGGTGTGTCCGGTTAATGCTATCAATCGCGTCGATGGCGCGGTTCAGCTGAATGAAAGCCTGTGCGTAAGCTGCAAGCTGTGCGCCATTGCCTGCCCGTTCGGGGCGATTGAATTTTCCGGCAGCCGTGCGCTCGATATTCCGGCCAACGCCAATACCCCGATGGCGCCCGCTGCGCCCCCGGCGCCAGCTCGCGTCAGTTCGTTGCTCGACTGGGTGCCCGGTGTGCGCGCTATCGCCGTGAAATGCGATTTGTGCCATTTCGATGAGCAGGGACCGGCCTGCGTGCGTACCTGTCCGACGAAAGCGCTGCTGCTGGTGGATATCCGCGATATCGCCCAGTCCAGCAAGCGCAAGCGTGAGCTGACCTTTAATACCGACCTCGGCGATATGTCGCTGTTTCAGTCGCAACCGGAGGGCGTGAAATGA
- the hycC gene encoding formate hydrogenlyase subunit 3 produces MSVISLVNQAVLWYAASGVLAFIFTRRKPLSGAIAGIGGAVASAMLIVAAIATLITPERLNDGMLPMLSLPVRVNGINALWLLAIGLSALPIALFNIAWHRHPQVKANGLLVNLLLASATCALVVTNLGTLVVMAEIMALCGAFLTGCAQSAKLWFALGRLGTLLMAWSCWLVWSLYGTLDLAQIGLLAAHGPQNMLLWLPALVGFALLAGVIPLHGWAPQAHAGASAPACALFSTVVMKVGLFGMLTVSLAGSAPPLWWGILLLVVGMVTAFIGGLYALMEHNIQRLLAYHTLENIGIILLGLGAFVTGLALNSNSLMALGFIGGMYHLINHSLFKTTLFLGAGAVWFRTGHRDIEKLGGIGKRMPLISLAMLVGLMAMAALPPLNGFAGEWVIYQSFFKLSTSDAFIGRLLGPLLAVGLAITGALAVMCMAKVYGVTFLGAPRTPEAESATCAPRLMTASVVLAALCCVAGGVAAPWLLTLVIRVLPVQAQIASVVSQPLIAILLLACPLLPFLLMIFFKGDRLPARSRGAAWVCGYDHEKSMVITAHGFAMPVKEAFAPLLKLRHWLNPVRLIPGWQCASAPALFRGVALVELAALVVIVISRGA; encoded by the coding sequence ATGAGCGTGATTTCTTTAGTGAACCAGGCGGTGCTGTGGTATGCCGCCAGCGGCGTGCTGGCATTTATCTTTACCCGGAGAAAACCGTTAAGCGGGGCGATTGCCGGGATCGGCGGCGCGGTGGCCAGCGCCATGCTGATCGTCGCCGCTATCGCGACGCTGATAACCCCGGAACGGCTGAACGACGGCATGCTGCCGATGCTCTCTTTGCCGGTTAGGGTCAACGGTATCAATGCGCTATGGCTGCTCGCCATTGGCCTCAGTGCCCTGCCCATCGCCCTGTTTAATATTGCCTGGCACCGCCATCCGCAGGTAAAAGCCAACGGCCTGCTGGTGAACCTGCTGCTGGCTTCGGCAACCTGCGCGCTGGTGGTGACCAACCTCGGCACGCTGGTGGTGATGGCGGAGATAATGGCCCTGTGCGGGGCATTTCTGACCGGCTGCGCGCAATCGGCAAAGCTGTGGTTTGCGTTGGGACGCCTGGGAACGCTGCTGATGGCGTGGAGCTGCTGGCTGGTGTGGTCGTTGTACGGCACCCTTGACCTGGCGCAGATTGGCCTGCTCGCCGCCCACGGCCCGCAAAATATGCTGCTGTGGCTACCGGCGCTGGTCGGTTTTGCGCTGCTGGCGGGCGTTATCCCGCTGCACGGTTGGGCGCCGCAGGCGCACGCCGGGGCCAGCGCGCCGGCGTGCGCGCTGTTCTCCACGGTGGTGATGAAAGTGGGGCTGTTTGGCATGCTGACGGTCTCGCTTGCCGGGAGCGCGCCGCCGCTGTGGTGGGGCATCTTGCTACTGGTCGTGGGGATGGTCACCGCATTTATCGGCGGACTGTATGCCCTGATGGAACACAATATTCAGCGCCTGCTGGCTTATCACACTCTGGAAAATATCGGCATTATTCTGCTGGGGCTTGGCGCCTTCGTCACCGGCCTGGCGCTCAACAGCAATAGCCTGATGGCGCTGGGCTTTATCGGCGGGATGTATCACCTGATCAATCACAGTTTGTTCAAAACGACGCTGTTCCTCGGCGCCGGCGCCGTGTGGTTCCGTACCGGCCATCGCGATATCGAAAAACTGGGCGGGATAGGGAAAAGAATGCCGCTGATTTCGCTGGCGATGCTGGTCGGCCTGATGGCGATGGCCGCGCTGCCGCCGCTGAACGGTTTTGCCGGCGAGTGGGTTATCTACCAGTCCTTCTTCAAACTGAGCACCAGCGACGCCTTCATCGGCCGCCTGCTTGGGCCGCTGCTGGCCGTTGGCCTGGCGATAACCGGCGCGCTGGCAGTGATGTGTATGGCGAAAGTCTACGGCGTCACCTTCCTTGGCGCACCGCGGACTCCGGAGGCGGAGAGCGCCACCTGCGCGCCGCGGCTGATGACGGCAAGCGTCGTACTCGCCGCGCTGTGCTGCGTGGCGGGCGGGGTCGCCGCACCGTGGCTGTTGACCCTGGTCATCAGGGTTTTACCGGTGCAGGCGCAGATCGCAAGCGTGGTGTCGCAGCCGCTGATCGCCATTCTGCTGCTGGCCTGTCCGCTGCTGCCGTTCCTGCTGATGATCTTCTTTAAAGGCGACCGTCTGCCGGCCCGCTCTCGCGGTGCGGCATGGGTCTGCGGCTACGACCATGAAAAATCGATGGTCATCACCGCTCATGGTTTCGCCATGCCGGTTAAAGAGGCCTTTGCGCCGCTGCTGAAATTGCGTCACTGGCTGAATCCGGTGCGTCTGATCCCCGGCTGGCAGTGCGCCTCGGCGCCTGCGCTGTTCCGCGGCGTCGCGCTGGTTGAGCTGGCGGCGCTGGTGGTTATTGTCATTTCGCGAGGAGCCTGA
- a CDS encoding respiratory chain complex I subunit 1 family protein → MSVLIALLQALALFAAAPLLSGLTRVARARLHNRRGPGVLQEYRDILKLLGRQSVGPDASGWVFRLTPYVMVGVMLTIASALPVVTVDSPLPGLGDLITLIYLFAIARFFFAIAGLDTGSPFTALGASREAILGVLVEPILLLGLWVTAQVAGSTHISSITDTLYHWPAAHSVPLVLALCACAFATFIEMGKLPFDLAEAEQELQEGPLTEYSGSGFAVLKWGISLKQLVVLQMFVGVFIPWGQMTHFSVAGLLLALVVAIVKLVAGVLVIALFENSMARLRFCATSRVTWAGFGFAFLAFVSLLAA, encoded by the coding sequence ATGAGCGTTTTAATTGCACTATTGCAGGCGCTGGCGCTGTTCGCCGCCGCGCCGCTGTTGTCCGGGCTCACCCGCGTGGCGCGCGCCCGCCTGCACAACCGCCGCGGACCGGGGGTGCTACAGGAGTATCGCGACATCCTCAAACTGCTGGGTCGTCAGAGCGTCGGTCCTGATGCCTCCGGCTGGGTATTCCGCCTGACGCCGTATGTGATGGTAGGCGTCATGCTGACCATTGCCAGCGCGCTGCCGGTCGTCACCGTCGATTCGCCGCTGCCAGGGCTGGGCGACCTGATCACGCTGATTTACCTGTTTGCTATCGCCCGTTTCTTCTTTGCTATCGCCGGTCTGGACACCGGCAGTCCGTTTACCGCGCTCGGGGCGAGCCGCGAAGCGATACTTGGCGTACTGGTGGAGCCCATTTTGCTGCTTGGCCTGTGGGTGACGGCGCAGGTCGCCGGTTCCACCCATATCAGCAGCATCACCGACACCCTTTATCACTGGCCCGCTGCCCACTCGGTACCGCTGGTGCTGGCGCTGTGCGCCTGCGCATTTGCCACCTTTATCGAAATGGGCAAGCTGCCGTTCGACCTGGCGGAAGCGGAGCAGGAGCTGCAGGAGGGGCCGCTGACCGAATACAGCGGCAGCGGTTTTGCGGTCCTGAAGTGGGGCATCAGCCTCAAGCAACTGGTGGTGCTGCAGATGTTTGTCGGCGTGTTTATCCCGTGGGGGCAGATGACTCACTTTAGTGTCGCTGGCCTGCTGCTGGCGCTGGTCGTCGCCATCGTCAAGCTGGTGGCGGGCGTGCTGGTTATCGCCCTGTTTGAAAACAGCATGGCGCGTCTGCGTTTTTGTGCCACTTCCCGCGTCACCTGGGCCGGTTTTGGCTTTGCGTTTTTAGCTTTCGTCTCCTTGCTGGCGGCGTGA
- the hycE gene encoding formate hydrogenlyase subunit HycE — MSEEKIGQHYLAALHQAFPGVVLDEAWQTKDQLTVTVKVNYLPEVVEFLYYQQGGWLSVLFGNDERKLNGHYAVYYVLSMEQGTRCWITVRVEVDADKPEYPSVTPRVPAAVWGEREVRDMYGLIPVGLPDERRLVLPDDWPDELYPLRKDSMDYRQRPAPTTDAETYEFLNELGSKKNNVVPIGPLHVTSDEPGHFRLFVDGENIIDADYRLFYVHRGMEKLAETRMGYNEVTFLSDRVCGICGFAHSTAYTTSVENAMGIVVPERAQMIRAILLEVERLHSHLLNLGLACHFTGFDSGFMQFFRVRETSMKMAEILTGARKTYGMNLIGGIRRDLLKEDMIQTRALAQQMRRDVQELVDMLLSTPNMEQRTVGIGRLDPQIARDFSNVGPMVRASGHARDTRADHPFVGYGLLPMEVHSEQGCDVISRLKVRINEVYTALNMIDFGLDNLPGGPLAVEGFTYIPHRFALGFSEAPRGDDIHWSMTGDNQKLYRWRCRAATYANWPTLRYMLRGNTVSDAPLIIGSLDPCYSCTDRMTVVDVRKKKSKVVPYKELERYSIERKNSPLK, encoded by the coding sequence ATGTCTGAAGAAAAAATCGGTCAACACTATCTCGCCGCGCTGCATCAGGCCTTCCCGGGCGTGGTGCTCGACGAGGCCTGGCAGACCAAAGATCAGCTCACCGTGACGGTGAAGGTCAACTATCTCCCGGAAGTCGTGGAGTTCCTCTACTACCAGCAGGGCGGCTGGCTGTCGGTGCTGTTCGGTAACGACGAACGGAAGCTTAACGGCCATTATGCCGTGTATTACGTGCTGTCGATGGAGCAGGGCACCCGCTGCTGGATAACCGTGCGCGTCGAAGTGGATGCCGACAAACCGGAATATCCGTCGGTGACGCCGCGCGTGCCTGCCGCCGTGTGGGGCGAGCGCGAAGTGCGCGATATGTACGGTCTGATACCGGTAGGGCTGCCGGATGAGCGTCGCCTGGTACTGCCGGACGACTGGCCGGATGAACTCTATCCGCTGCGTAAAGACAGCATGGATTATCGTCAGCGCCCGGCGCCGACTACCGATGCGGAGACCTACGAGTTTCTCAACGAGCTGGGCAGCAAGAAAAACAACGTGGTGCCGATTGGCCCGCTGCACGTCACCTCCGATGAACCCGGCCACTTCCGCCTGTTCGTTGACGGCGAGAATATCATCGATGCCGATTACCGCCTGTTCTACGTCCATCGCGGCATGGAAAAGCTGGCGGAAACCCGCATGGGCTACAACGAAGTGACCTTCCTGTCGGACCGGGTGTGCGGGATATGCGGCTTTGCCCACAGTACGGCCTATACCACTTCCGTCGAGAATGCGATGGGCATCGTGGTACCGGAACGCGCGCAGATGATCCGCGCCATTCTGCTGGAGGTGGAACGCCTGCACTCGCACCTGCTGAACCTCGGCCTCGCCTGCCATTTCACCGGCTTTGACTCCGGGTTTATGCAGTTCTTCCGCGTGCGTGAGACGTCAATGAAGATGGCGGAGATCCTCACCGGGGCGCGTAAAACCTACGGGATGAACCTGATTGGCGGCATCCGTCGCGACCTGCTGAAAGAGGACATGATCCAGACAAGAGCGCTGGCGCAGCAGATGCGCCGTGATGTGCAGGAGCTGGTGGATATGCTGCTCAGTACGCCGAATATGGAACAGCGTACCGTCGGCATCGGTCGTCTTGACCCGCAAATCGCCCGCGACTTCAGCAACGTCGGCCCGATGGTACGCGCCAGCGGCCACGCCCGCGACACCCGTGCCGATCACCCGTTTGTCGGTTACGGCCTGCTGCCGATGGAAGTGCACAGCGAGCAGGGTTGCGATGTGATTTCGCGTCTGAAGGTACGTATCAACGAAGTCTACACTGCGCTGAATATGATCGACTTCGGCCTCGATAACCTGCCGGGCGGCCCGCTGGCGGTGGAAGGCTTTACCTATATCCCGCACCGTTTTGCGCTGGGCTTCTCGGAAGCGCCGCGCGGGGATGATATCCACTGGAGCATGACCGGCGACAACCAGAAACTGTACCGCTGGCGCTGCCGTGCGGCCACCTACGCCAACTGGCCGACCCTGCGCTATATGCTGCGCGGCAACACCGTCTCCGACGCGCCGCTGATTATCGGTAGTCTCGACCCGTGCTACTCCTGTACCGACCGCATGACCGTGGTCGATGTGCGGAAGAAAAAAAGCAAAGTGGTGCCGTACAAAGAGCTGGAGCGCTACAGCATCGAGCGTAAAAACTCGCCGCTGAAATAA
- a CDS encoding formate hydrogenlyase complex iron-sulfur subunit, with the protein MFTFIKKVIKTGNATHAYPLEPMPVDKNFRGKPEHTPQQCIGCAACVNACPSNALTVATDLVTRELAWQFDLGRCIFCARCEEVCPTAAIKLSQEYELAVWKKEDFLQQSRFAICHCRVCERPFAVQKEIDYAIALLRHNGDTRAELHRESFETCPECKRQKCLVPSDRIELTRHMREAS; encoded by the coding sequence ATGTTTACCTTTATCAAAAAAGTGATCAAAACCGGCAACGCGACGCACGCTTATCCGCTGGAGCCGATGCCGGTAGATAAAAACTTTCGCGGCAAACCGGAACATACGCCGCAGCAGTGTATCGGCTGCGCGGCCTGCGTTAACGCCTGCCCGTCGAACGCGCTGACGGTGGCGACGGACCTGGTGACGCGCGAGCTGGCGTGGCAGTTCGACCTCGGGCGCTGCATTTTTTGCGCCCGCTGCGAAGAGGTGTGCCCGACGGCGGCCATCAAGCTGTCGCAGGAGTATGAGCTGGCGGTATGGAAGAAAGAGGATTTCCTCCAGCAGTCGCGCTTTGCCATCTGCCACTGCCGGGTGTGCGAACGCCCGTTCGCCGTACAAAAAGAGATCGACTACGCCATCGCGCTGCTCAGGCACAACGGCGATACGCGCGCTGAACTGCATCGCGAAAGCTTCGAGACCTGCCCGGAGTGTAAACGCCAGAAGTGCCTGGTGCCGTCCGACCGTATTGAACTGACTCGCCATATGAGAGAGGCCAGCTGA
- a CDS encoding NADH-quinone oxidoreductase subunit B family protein encodes MSNLLGPRDENGIPLPMTVEESIASMKASLLKKIKRSAYVYRVDCGGCNGCEIEIFATLSPLFDAERFGIKVVPSPRHADILLFTGAVTRAMRSPALRAWQSAPDPKICISYGACGNSGGIFHDLYCVWGGTDKIVPVDVYIPGCPPTPAATLYGFAMALGLLEQKIHARLPGEQDDKAAEILHPGMVQPLRVRIDREARRLAGYRYGRQIADDYMRLLAQGDSQVVRWLEAEKDPRLTEIVTHLNLVVEGARIR; translated from the coding sequence ATGAGCAATTTACTGGGCCCGCGCGATGAAAACGGCATCCCGTTGCCGATGACGGTGGAGGAGTCTATCGCCAGCATGAAGGCATCGCTGCTGAAGAAAATTAAGCGTTCCGCCTATGTCTATCGCGTGGACTGCGGCGGCTGCAACGGCTGCGAAATTGAGATTTTCGCCACCCTGTCGCCGCTGTTTGATGCCGAACGCTTCGGGATCAAAGTGGTGCCGTCACCGCGCCATGCCGACATCCTGCTGTTTACCGGCGCGGTCACCCGCGCCATGCGTTCACCGGCGCTGCGCGCCTGGCAGTCGGCGCCGGATCCGAAAATCTGCATCTCTTACGGCGCCTGCGGCAACAGCGGCGGTATTTTCCACGACCTTTACTGCGTGTGGGGCGGCACCGACAAAATTGTCCCGGTGGACGTCTATATTCCGGGCTGTCCGCCGACCCCGGCCGCGACGCTGTACGGCTTCGCCATGGCGCTGGGCCTGCTGGAACAGAAAATACATGCCCGTCTGCCGGGCGAGCAGGATGACAAAGCGGCGGAGATTCTCCACCCCGGCATGGTGCAACCGCTGCGCGTGCGTATCGACCGCGAAGCGCGTCGCCTGGCGGGTTACCGCTACGGGCGTCAGATTGCCGATGACTATATGCGCCTGCTGGCGCAGGGGGATAGCCAGGTGGTGCGCTGGCTGGAGGCGGAAAAAGATCCGCGTCTGACCGAGATAGTCACCCATCTGAACCTGGTGGTCGAGGGGGCGCGTATCCGATGA
- a CDS encoding formate hydrogenlyase maturation HycH family protein: MSETVVFSQLSRKFIDENDSTPDQAQQVVYYSLAIGHHLGVIDCLETALSCPWEQYLAWIATLEAGSAARRKMEGVPKYGEIVIDSNHVTMLAHAFDKAQARQTPEQQAWSKTMLSMLHDIHQESAIYLMVRRLRD, translated from the coding sequence ATGAGCGAGACGGTGGTGTTTAGTCAGCTGAGCCGTAAATTTATTGATGAGAACGACTCCACGCCGGATCAGGCGCAGCAGGTGGTCTATTACAGCCTGGCGATTGGCCACCACCTCGGCGTCATTGATTGTCTGGAGACGGCGCTGAGCTGCCCGTGGGAACAGTATCTGGCGTGGATAGCTACGCTGGAAGCTGGCAGCGCCGCGCGGCGCAAAATGGAAGGCGTGCCGAAGTACGGCGAGATTGTGATCGACAGCAACCATGTGACGATGCTCGCCCACGCCTTTGATAAAGCGCAGGCCCGGCAGACCCCCGAACAGCAGGCGTGGAGTAAAACCATGCTCAGCATGCTGCATGATATTCACCAGGAAAGCGCCATCTACCTGATGGTGAGGAGACTCCGTGACTGA
- the hycI gene encoding hydrogenase maturation peptidase HycI produces the protein MTDVLLCVGNSMMGDDGAGPLLAEMCATNPVGEWVVIDGGSAPENDIVAIRELRPDRLLIVDATDMGLNPGEIRLVDPDDIAEMFMMTTHNMPLNYLIDQLQEDVGEVIFLGIQPDIVGFYYPMTQPIKDAVERVYQKLNGWQGSGGFAQLEAAEEAVSPG, from the coding sequence GTGACTGACGTTTTACTCTGTGTTGGCAATAGCATGATGGGCGACGACGGCGCAGGCCCGTTGCTGGCGGAGATGTGCGCCACCAACCCGGTCGGTGAATGGGTAGTGATTGACGGCGGCAGCGCCCCGGAAAACGACATCGTCGCCATTCGCGAGCTACGTCCCGATCGCCTGCTGATCGTCGATGCTACCGATATGGGGCTCAACCCCGGTGAAATTCGTCTCGTCGACCCGGACGATATCGCCGAAATGTTTATGATGACCACCCACAATATGCCGCTCAATTATCTGATTGACCAGCTGCAAGAGGATGTTGGCGAGGTGATTTTTCTCGGGATTCAGCCGGATATCGTCGGCTTTTATTACCCGATGACCCAGCCGATTAAGGACGCGGTCGAACGGGTGTATCAGAAGCTTAACGGCTGGCAGGGCAGCGGCGGATTTGCGCAGCTTGAGGCGGCCGAAGAGGCGGTATCCCCCGGCTAA